One window from the genome of Microcella sp. encodes:
- a CDS encoding phytanoyl-CoA dioxygenase family protein has protein sequence MNTAVRPALVMHDAVDEAFVAQYARDGYAILRGALTPAEVAEVNAEALRICRAGLNPVDSGVDAHPGQSDADVLRQYLCIHHPHKISEVARQIMQHPRIVDGLTRVIGPNVKAMQSMLFIKSEGKPGQAWHQDEHFIPTRDRSLAGVWIALDDATTENGCLWVLPGSHARGVLYPDREQTDERFDCTDEAFGFPYTDDDALPVEVPAGAALFFNGYLLHRSLENSGAHGYRRALVNHYMSAESLLPWQNAEGRHIAEYDFRDIVMVAGEDPYAYKGLRDLNVPGSRADKSGGCDR, from the coding sequence ATGAACACCGCGGTTCGCCCTGCTCTCGTGATGCACGATGCCGTCGATGAGGCCTTCGTAGCCCAGTACGCCCGCGACGGCTACGCGATTCTCCGCGGCGCCCTCACCCCGGCCGAGGTGGCCGAGGTGAACGCCGAGGCCCTGCGTATCTGCCGGGCTGGTCTGAACCCGGTCGATTCCGGCGTGGATGCTCACCCCGGGCAGAGCGACGCCGACGTGCTGCGGCAGTACCTGTGCATCCACCACCCGCACAAGATCAGCGAGGTCGCTCGGCAGATCATGCAGCACCCTCGGATTGTCGACGGGCTCACGCGGGTGATCGGCCCGAACGTCAAGGCCATGCAGTCGATGCTGTTCATCAAGAGCGAGGGAAAGCCGGGGCAGGCCTGGCATCAGGACGAGCACTTCATCCCGACGCGCGACCGCTCGCTCGCCGGCGTGTGGATCGCTCTCGACGACGCCACCACCGAGAACGGCTGTCTCTGGGTTCTGCCCGGCTCGCACGCCCGCGGCGTGCTCTACCCCGACCGCGAGCAGACCGACGAGCGCTTCGACTGCACCGACGAGGCCTTCGGGTTTCCGTACACCGACGACGACGCCTTGCCGGTCGAGGTGCCCGCGGGGGCCGCATTGTTCTTCAACGGCTACCTGCTGCACCGATCGCTCGAGAACTCGGGGGCCCACGGCTATCGGCGCGCGCTCGTCAACCACTACATGAGCGCCGAGTCGCTGCTGCCGTGGCAGAACGCCGAAGGTCGGCACATCGCCGAGTACGACTTCCGCGACATCGTGATGGTCGCGGGGGAGGACCCGTATGCCTACAAGGGGTTGCGCGACCTCAACGTTCCGGGCTCGCGCGCCGACAAGTCGGGCGGCTGCGACCGCTAG